Proteins encoded within one genomic window of Amycolatopsis nigrescens CSC17Ta-90:
- a CDS encoding sigma-70 family RNA polymerase sigma factor, whose product MSLHVATARGPAGLIGSRGIGSTVARPSRPNIAGQPADDAAAEAAKAEAWELVRAAQDGETAAFGLLYDRYVDVVFRYVLFRLGDRDLAEDVTSETFLRALRRITSVSYQGRDVGAWFITIARNLVLDHVKSSRFRLEIVTDEVTESGSAPFSGTGPQSEAGPEQQVLSRATRAELLRCVGELGEDQRECIVLRFMQGLSVAETAAIMKRNEGAIKALQHRAVRRLAQLLPTGLR is encoded by the coding sequence ATGAGCCTGCACGTCGCCACCGCTCGCGGTCCGGCCGGCTTGATCGGCAGTCGCGGCATTGGCAGCACGGTCGCACGGCCGAGCCGGCCGAACATCGCCGGCCAGCCGGCCGACGATGCCGCCGCCGAGGCGGCCAAGGCCGAAGCATGGGAACTGGTGCGTGCCGCGCAGGACGGCGAAACCGCCGCCTTCGGCCTGCTCTACGACCGCTACGTGGATGTCGTGTTCCGCTATGTCCTGTTCCGCCTCGGCGACCGGGACCTGGCCGAAGACGTCACCAGCGAAACCTTCCTGCGCGCCCTGCGCCGGATCACCTCGGTCAGCTACCAGGGCCGGGACGTCGGCGCCTGGTTCATCACCATCGCCAGGAACCTGGTGCTCGACCACGTGAAGTCCAGCCGGTTCCGGCTGGAGATCGTCACCGACGAGGTCACCGAGTCCGGTTCCGCGCCGTTCTCCGGCACCGGGCCGCAGTCCGAAGCCGGCCCCGAACAACAGGTGCTCAGCCGGGCGACCAGGGCCGAGCTGCTGCGCTGCGTCGGCGAACTCGGCGAGGACCAGCGCGAGTGCATCGTGCTCCGGTTCATGCAGGGCCTGTCCGTGGCGGAGACCGCGGCGATCATGAAACGCAACGAAGGCGCGATCAAGGCGCTGCAGCACCGGGCGGTGCGCCGGTTGGCGCAGCTGCTGCCGACCGGGCTGCGCTGA
- a CDS encoding DUF5667 domain-containing protein yields the protein MNLPGWSPRERAERDRFARAVERGLVDPATGSEPEDAELNRQLAVVGALRATGASLSPDEAARHRIHLGVTERLEAETEPGPAGRGRPRLAGLVAAAVTLLVALGGLGMLLSGSALPGDTLYDVKRAGETAALGLTFGDQAKAFKQLEFATGRLDELGELRETGAGDDAYRIALDDFDRDASAGVRRLNELMVDTGGQQLGELRVWVLAQTGKLAVVRPEIPPSALARYRTSYALLGRIDDRLTALAGRLGCYRITSGESDDLGALPAGGPCEPQPGAGQPLDRGQPPPATESSPDPDLRNVSVHPTSSMPLTSPETTTPATTAPGTPTTTTPSSAQPVAVAPPIVSPTGPRLPDSPPSPRPLLSIPPLVPGLPGIGVG from the coding sequence GTGAACCTGCCCGGGTGGTCCCCGCGCGAGCGAGCCGAGCGTGACCGGTTCGCCCGGGCGGTCGAGCGCGGTCTCGTCGACCCGGCGACCGGCTCCGAGCCCGAAGACGCCGAGCTGAACCGCCAGCTCGCAGTGGTCGGCGCCCTGCGCGCGACCGGGGCGTCGCTGTCGCCGGACGAGGCCGCCCGCCACCGCATCCACCTCGGCGTGACCGAACGACTCGAAGCGGAGACCGAGCCCGGCCCTGCCGGTCGCGGCCGTCCCAGGCTGGCCGGACTGGTGGCGGCCGCGGTCACCCTGCTGGTCGCGCTCGGCGGGCTGGGCATGCTGCTCTCCGGGAGCGCGCTGCCCGGCGACACCCTCTACGACGTCAAGCGCGCCGGGGAGACGGCCGCGCTCGGGCTGACCTTCGGCGACCAGGCCAAGGCGTTCAAGCAGCTGGAGTTCGCCACCGGCAGGCTGGACGAGCTCGGCGAGCTGCGCGAGACCGGCGCCGGGGACGACGCATACCGGATCGCGCTGGACGACTTCGACCGCGACGCCAGTGCCGGCGTGCGCAGGCTGAACGAGCTGATGGTGGATACCGGCGGCCAGCAGCTCGGCGAGCTGCGCGTCTGGGTGCTGGCGCAGACCGGCAAACTCGCCGTGGTGCGGCCGGAGATCCCGCCTTCCGCGCTGGCCCGCTACCGGACGTCCTACGCGCTGCTGGGCCGGATCGACGACCGCCTCACCGCGCTGGCCGGGCGGCTCGGCTGCTACCGGATCACCTCCGGCGAGTCCGACGACCTCGGCGCGCTGCCCGCGGGTGGGCCCTGCGAGCCACAGCCGGGCGCGGGCCAGCCGCTGGACCGCGGTCAGCCGCCACCGGCCACGGAAAGCTCGCCGGACCCGGACCTGCGCAACGTCTCGGTGCACCCGACCTCGTCCATGCCGCTCACCTCGCCCGAGACGACCACACCGGCCACGACCGCCCCGGGGACCCCGACCACAACGACGCCGAGCAGCGCCCAGCCGGTCGCCGTGGCGCCGCCGATCGTCAGCCCGACCGGACCGCGGCTGCCCGATTCGCCCCCTTCGCCCCGCCCGCTGTTATCCATCCCACCGCTGGTCCCCGGGCTCCCCGGGATCGGTGTCGGCTAG
- a CDS encoding HAD family hydrolase, with protein MRWENLEAVCVSPWRGRDKGQELERLAALAGEASADAAVAMESANLPVPIIEPASPPPPPDLTAAAFFDVDNTMMMGASIFHFARGLASRKYFATSDLAGFAWKQVKFRVGGREDKDTVSSAREQALSFVAGKTVKEIIEVGEEIYDELMADKIWSGTRALAQMHLDAGQRVWLVTATPVELAGIISRRLGLTGALGTVGESVDGVYTGKLVGDLLHGRAKAHAVRALASREGLDLRRCTAYSDSQNDVPMLSAVGTAVAINPDAGLREVARARGWEIRDFRTGRKAAKIGVPSVLGAGALAGAVAAGLAYRRR; from the coding sequence ATGAGATGGGAGAACCTGGAGGCGGTGTGCGTGTCACCGTGGCGTGGCAGGGATAAGGGACAGGAACTCGAACGGCTCGCCGCCCTGGCCGGTGAGGCGTCGGCGGACGCTGCCGTCGCGATGGAGTCCGCCAACCTCCCGGTGCCCATCATCGAGCCCGCCTCACCGCCGCCGCCACCGGATCTGACCGCGGCCGCGTTCTTCGACGTGGACAACACCATGATGATGGGCGCGTCGATCTTCCACTTCGCCCGTGGACTGGCTTCGCGCAAGTACTTCGCCACCTCGGACCTGGCCGGGTTCGCCTGGAAGCAGGTGAAGTTCCGGGTCGGCGGCCGGGAGGACAAGGACACCGTCAGCTCGGCCCGCGAGCAGGCACTGTCCTTTGTGGCCGGCAAGACGGTGAAGGAGATCATCGAGGTCGGCGAGGAGATCTACGACGAGCTGATGGCGGACAAGATCTGGTCCGGCACCAGGGCGCTCGCGCAGATGCACCTGGACGCCGGGCAGCGGGTCTGGCTGGTCACCGCGACCCCGGTGGAGCTCGCCGGGATCATCTCCCGGCGGCTCGGGCTGACCGGCGCGCTCGGCACGGTTGGCGAGAGCGTGGACGGGGTGTACACCGGAAAGCTGGTCGGCGACCTGCTGCACGGCAGGGCGAAGGCGCACGCCGTGCGCGCGCTGGCCTCCCGCGAAGGGCTGGACCTGCGCCGCTGCACCGCGTACTCGGACTCGCAGAACGACGTGCCGATGCTGTCCGCGGTGGGTACCGCGGTGGCGATCAACCCGGACGCCGGGCTGCGCGAGGTCGCGCGGGCCAGGGGCTGGGAGATCCGTGACTTCCGCACCGGCCGCAAGGCAGCCAAGATCGGCGTCCCCTCGGTGCTCGGCGCCGGCGCGCTCGCCGGTGCCGTCGCCGCCGGCCTCGCCTACCGCCGCCGCTGA
- a CDS encoding lysophospholipid acyltransferase family protein, with amino-acid sequence MNAMRDTGKGSEAKKVATTVEARVIPLHGPGREKPGAEQVGRPERPVEVEEAARRQDAPVVSFPVPAAAPDPDQVPDSLPEALVHALTVLRHRLTGDYAVDEFGFDPELTETLLLPPLRAVYRKWFRVETHGVHNLPVEGGALIVSNHSGTLPLDALMTAVAVHDEHPEHRYLRGLGADLVFQLPFVGALARKSGQTLACNADAERLLRAGELVGVWPEGFKGIGKPFAARYKLQRFGRGGFVAAALRAGVPIIPCSIVGAEEIYPKIGDFKPLARLLGLPYFPITPLFPLLGPLGAVPLPTKWHIEFGTPIQPEEAGADADDPMLVFNLTDQVRESIQQTLYHRLSQRRGVFRD; translated from the coding sequence ATGAACGCGATGCGGGACACCGGGAAGGGAAGCGAGGCGAAAAAGGTGGCGACCACCGTCGAAGCACGGGTCATCCCACTGCACGGCCCCGGCCGGGAGAAGCCGGGCGCCGAACAGGTCGGCCGGCCGGAGCGGCCGGTCGAGGTGGAGGAGGCCGCGCGACGCCAGGACGCGCCGGTGGTCAGCTTCCCCGTGCCCGCCGCCGCGCCCGACCCGGACCAGGTACCCGACTCGCTGCCCGAGGCGCTGGTGCACGCGCTGACCGTGCTGCGGCACCGGCTGACCGGCGACTACGCGGTGGACGAGTTCGGCTTCGACCCGGAGCTGACCGAGACCCTGCTGCTGCCCCCGCTTCGCGCGGTGTACCGGAAGTGGTTCCGGGTGGAGACGCATGGCGTGCACAACCTGCCCGTCGAAGGCGGCGCGCTGATCGTCAGCAACCACTCCGGCACCTTGCCGCTGGACGCGCTGATGACCGCGGTGGCGGTGCACGACGAACACCCCGAGCACCGCTACCTGCGCGGCCTCGGCGCGGACCTGGTCTTCCAGCTTCCGTTCGTCGGCGCGCTGGCCCGCAAGTCGGGGCAGACGCTGGCCTGCAACGCGGACGCCGAGCGGCTGCTGCGCGCCGGTGAGCTGGTCGGGGTGTGGCCGGAGGGGTTCAAGGGCATCGGCAAGCCGTTCGCCGCCAGGTACAAGCTGCAGCGTTTCGGCCGGGGCGGCTTCGTCGCGGCCGCGCTGCGCGCCGGGGTGCCGATCATTCCCTGCTCGATCGTCGGCGCCGAGGAGATCTACCCGAAGATCGGCGATTTCAAGCCGCTGGCCAGGCTGCTCGGCCTGCCGTACTTCCCGATCACGCCGCTGTTCCCGCTGCTCGGCCCGCTCGGTGCGGTGCCGCTGCCGACCAAGTGGCACATCGAGTTCGGCACGCCGATCCAGCCCGAGGAAGCCGGGGCGGACGCGGACGACCCGATGCTGGTGTTCAACCTGACCGACCAGGTCCGCGAGTCCATCCAGCAGACCCTCTACCACCGCCTGTCCCAGCGCCGCGGCGTCTTCCGCGACTGA
- a CDS encoding NAD-dependent epimerase/dehydratase family protein, with product MPSNIVLVTGVGGELGGRLLARLGNNPEFERVIGVDTTPPAKQVLQRMGHAEFVRADIRNPLIAKVISTADVDTVVHASTTAHPAGPGRRMAIKEVNVIGTMRLLAACQRSPKVQKLVVKSTAAVYGAGARSPAVFTEDSELIPASSSGYAKDAVEMEGYVRGLTRRRPDITVTMARFVNTIGPEVDTVLSRYFALPVVPTVLGYDARIQLLHSSDALEVLEQATLHDKPGVFNVGGDGVIALAQAIRRAGRVELPVPRGVVPSVAKVLRGAKVVDFSADQVRLLNFGRVVDTTRLKEVFGYTPRWTTKEAFDDYVQGRGLRPVLDGDRLAGLAGKVLIAAATGQASTR from the coding sequence ATGCCGTCCAACATCGTGCTCGTCACCGGAGTCGGCGGTGAACTCGGGGGCAGGCTGCTGGCCAGGCTGGGCAATAACCCGGAGTTCGAACGGGTGATCGGGGTGGACACCACCCCGCCGGCCAAGCAGGTGCTGCAACGGATGGGGCACGCGGAGTTCGTCCGCGCCGACATCCGGAACCCGCTTATCGCCAAGGTGATCAGCACGGCCGATGTGGACACCGTGGTGCACGCCTCCACCACCGCGCACCCGGCGGGGCCCGGCAGGCGGATGGCGATCAAAGAGGTCAACGTCATCGGCACCATGCGGCTGCTGGCCGCCTGCCAGCGCTCGCCCAAGGTGCAGAAGCTGGTGGTCAAGTCCACCGCTGCGGTCTACGGCGCCGGTGCGCGCTCACCTGCGGTGTTCACCGAGGACTCCGAGCTCATTCCCGCCTCGTCCAGCGGCTACGCGAAGGACGCGGTGGAGATGGAGGGGTACGTGCGCGGGCTGACCCGGCGCCGCCCCGACATCACGGTCACCATGGCCAGGTTCGTCAACACCATCGGGCCCGAGGTGGACACCGTGCTGTCCAGGTACTTCGCGCTGCCGGTGGTGCCGACCGTGCTCGGCTACGACGCGCGGATCCAGCTGCTGCACTCCTCCGACGCGCTCGAGGTGCTGGAACAGGCGACGCTGCACGACAAGCCGGGGGTGTTCAACGTCGGCGGTGACGGGGTGATCGCGCTGGCGCAGGCCATCCGGCGGGCCGGCCGGGTCGAGCTGCCGGTGCCGCGCGGGGTGGTGCCTTCGGTGGCGAAGGTGCTGCGCGGCGCCAAGGTGGTGGACTTCTCCGCGGACCAGGTCCGGCTGCTCAACTTCGGCCGGGTGGTGGACACGACGCGGCTGAAGGAGGTCTTCGGCTACACGCCGAGGTGGACCACCAAAGAGGCTTTCGACGATTACGTCCAGGGCCGCGGGCTGCGCCCGGTGCTGGACGGCGACCGGCTCGCCGGCCTCGCCGGCAAGGTGCTGATCGCCGCGGCGACCGGCCAGGCGAGTACGAGATGA
- a CDS encoding 30S ribosomal protein bS22, producing the protein MGSVIKKRRKRMSKKKHRKLLRRTRMQRRKQGK; encoded by the coding sequence GTGGGCTCTGTGATCAAGAAGCGCCGCAAGCGCATGTCCAAGAAGAAGCATCGCAAGTTGCTTCGTCGTACTCGTATGCAGCGCAGGAAGCAGGGCAAGTAA
- a CDS encoding helix-turn-helix domain-containing protein produces MSPNKKEDVPAVGQVQFLTVAEVATLMRVSKMTVYRLVHSGELPAVRVGKSFRVPEKAVHSYLEGAYFDVG; encoded by the coding sequence ATGTCGCCGAACAAGAAGGAGGACGTGCCCGCGGTAGGGCAGGTCCAGTTCTTGACGGTCGCCGAGGTGGCCACGCTGATGCGGGTCTCCAAGATGACCGTCTACCGTCTGGTGCATTCGGGAGAGCTGCCGGCCGTCCGGGTCGGCAAGTCGTTCCGGGTACCGGAAAAGGCAGTGCACAGCTATCTCGAGGGCGCCTATTTCGACGTGGGCTGA
- the proC gene encoding pyrroline-5-carboxylate reductase, translated as MSVIAVLGAGKIGEALLSGLLHGGRRADDLLFTERHPERAEELTQRYGVRSAEVAEAARRADVLVVAVKPQDIDPVLAELAPLLGPQSLVVSLCAGLPTALYERRLADGVPVVRVMPNTPMVVGAAMSAISAGRYATAEHMALVEELLTCVGKVVEVPEAQQDAVTALSGSGPAYFFFLVEAMIDAGILLGLPRAVASQLIIQSAVGASKMLAETGEHPVTLREAVTSPAGTTINAIRELENHGVRAAMLGAIEAARDRSVELGKAHD; from the coding sequence ATGAGCGTGATCGCGGTACTCGGGGCCGGGAAGATCGGGGAAGCGCTGCTGTCCGGGCTGTTGCACGGCGGACGGCGCGCGGACGACCTGCTGTTCACCGAGCGTCATCCGGAGCGGGCCGAGGAGCTGACCCAGCGCTACGGCGTGCGTTCGGCCGAGGTGGCCGAGGCCGCCCGCCGCGCCGACGTGCTGGTCGTCGCGGTCAAGCCGCAGGACATCGACCCGGTGCTGGCGGAGCTGGCCCCGCTGCTCGGGCCGCAGTCGCTGGTGGTGTCGCTGTGCGCGGGCCTGCCCACCGCGCTCTACGAGCGGCGGCTGGCCGACGGCGTGCCGGTGGTGCGGGTGATGCCGAACACGCCGATGGTGGTCGGCGCGGCGATGAGCGCCATCTCGGCGGGCCGGTACGCGACCGCCGAGCACATGGCGCTGGTGGAGGAGCTGCTCACCTGCGTCGGCAAGGTGGTCGAGGTGCCGGAGGCGCAGCAGGACGCGGTCACCGCGCTGTCGGGTTCCGGCCCGGCGTACTTCTTCTTCCTGGTCGAAGCCATGATCGACGCCGGGATCCTGCTCGGCCTGCCGCGCGCGGTCGCGTCGCAGCTGATCATCCAGTCGGCGGTCGGGGCGAGCAAGATGCTGGCCGAGACCGGCGAGCACCCGGTGACCCTGCGGGAGGCCGTCACCTCCCCGGCCGGCACCACCATCAACGCCATCCGCGAGCTGGAGAACCACGGCGTGCGGGCCGCGATGCTCGGCGCGATCGAGGCCGCCCGCGACCGTTCGGTGGAGCTGGGCAAGGCCCACGACTGA
- a CDS encoding thioesterase family protein codes for MDDPASFGAACAVRSLGDGTLTADLRPEWSIGGHPHGGFLLALLAKSALVMLGERGEPSADPLAVSAEFLRPPAVGPVLLRTDVRKVGRRATVVAVVLEQRGRSCVEARVTTGRLPTRRPDWSELPPMSAEPPANAVTVSGDTGEGAFNLAKGCDVRLDQSTVGYLSGRTGEPPRIRLWVRPRHGSPDPFFALLAADVNPPVVFNLGRLGWAPTVQLTALLRTRPAPGWMRVQVDSRSVQESWFDSDAVVVDSAGRLVCQARQLALAPAP; via the coding sequence TTGGATGATCCCGCGTCCTTCGGCGCGGCCTGTGCGGTGCGGTCGCTCGGCGACGGCACCCTGACCGCGGACCTGCGGCCGGAGTGGTCCATCGGCGGCCACCCGCACGGTGGGTTCCTGCTCGCGCTGCTGGCCAAGTCGGCGCTGGTGATGCTCGGCGAACGCGGCGAGCCATCGGCCGACCCGCTGGCCGTCAGCGCCGAGTTCCTCCGCCCGCCCGCGGTCGGCCCGGTGCTGCTGCGCACCGACGTGCGCAAGGTGGGCAGGCGCGCCACCGTGGTCGCGGTCGTGCTGGAGCAGCGCGGCCGCAGCTGCGTGGAGGCGCGGGTGACCACCGGCAGGCTGCCGACCCGCCGTCCCGACTGGTCCGAGCTGCCGCCGATGTCGGCCGAGCCGCCGGCGAACGCGGTGACGGTCAGCGGCGACACCGGGGAAGGCGCCTTCAACCTGGCGAAGGGCTGCGACGTCCGGCTCGACCAGTCGACCGTGGGCTATCTGTCCGGCCGGACCGGGGAGCCGCCGCGGATCCGGCTGTGGGTGCGGCCGCGGCACGGCAGCCCGGACCCGTTCTTCGCGCTGCTCGCCGCGGACGTCAACCCGCCGGTGGTGTTCAACCTCGGCAGGCTGGGCTGGGCGCCGACCGTCCAGCTGACCGCGCTGCTGCGCACCAGGCCCGCGCCGGGCTGGATGCGGGTGCAGGTGGACAGCCGGTCGGTGCAGGAGTCCTGGTTCGACTCCGACGCCGTGGTGGTGGACTCGGCAGGGCGGCTGGTCTGCCAGGCCAGGCAGCTCGCGCTCGCCCCGGCGCCCTGA
- a CDS encoding proline dehydrogenase family protein: protein MNPLRSLILAAAGSDVIRRAVLATPGSKGLTERFVAGESCSDAVEAVRRLAADGLHATLDYLGEDVLEKAQAERTVQAYLRLLDQLHAQGLSGRAEVSVKLSATGLALDEKLAVDNAWRICAAAEQCGTTVTLDMEDHHATEATLRVLAELRHTWPSVGAVLQSALRRTEHDLAGLTGAGSRVRLCKGAYAAPAGIAFEDRHDVDLAYVRCANRLLAGEGYPMFATHDPRLIAVLGERIRWYGRAAGTYEYQLLHGVRPEEQRRLAGEGETVRVYVPYGEQWYGYLLRRLAERPANTAFFLRALASRS, encoded by the coding sequence GTGAACCCGCTGCGCTCGTTGATCCTGGCCGCCGCCGGTAGCGACGTGATCCGTCGTGCCGTGCTGGCCACCCCGGGGAGCAAGGGCCTTACCGAGCGTTTCGTGGCCGGTGAGTCTTGTTCGGACGCCGTGGAGGCGGTCCGCAGACTCGCGGCCGACGGGTTGCACGCCACCCTGGACTACCTCGGCGAGGACGTCCTGGAGAAGGCGCAGGCCGAACGGACCGTGCAGGCATACCTGCGGCTGCTCGACCAGCTGCACGCGCAGGGGCTCTCCGGCCGGGCCGAGGTCAGCGTGAAGCTGTCCGCCACCGGACTGGCGCTGGACGAGAAGCTGGCGGTGGACAACGCGTGGCGGATCTGCGCCGCGGCCGAGCAGTGCGGCACCACGGTCACCCTGGACATGGAGGACCACCACGCCACCGAGGCCACCCTGCGGGTGCTGGCCGAGCTGCGGCACACCTGGCCGTCGGTGGGCGCGGTGCTGCAGTCCGCGCTGCGCCGCACCGAGCACGACCTGGCCGGGCTGACCGGTGCCGGCTCACGGGTCCGGCTCTGCAAGGGCGCGTATGCCGCACCGGCCGGGATCGCCTTCGAGGACCGGCACGACGTGGACCTCGCCTACGTCCGCTGCGCCAACCGGCTGCTCGCCGGCGAGGGCTACCCGATGTTCGCCACCCACGACCCGCGGCTGATCGCGGTGCTTGGCGAGCGGATCCGCTGGTACGGCCGGGCGGCGGGAACGTATGAGTACCAGCTGCTGCACGGTGTCCGGCCGGAGGAGCAGCGCCGACTTGCCGGGGAGGGCGAGACCGTGCGCGTGTATGTGCCCTACGGCGAGCAGTGGTACGGCTACCTGCTGCGCCGGCTCGCCGAACGGCCAGCCAACACCGCCTTTTTCCTGCGCGCGCTGGCCAGCCGTTCGTGA
- a CDS encoding sugar phosphate isomerase/epimerase family protein: MTGSVPIGLSTASVWPLRANTGFELAADLGYDGVEVMVWTDPVSQDVAALRRCSRRTGMPVLSVHSPSLLITQRVWSPDPVVRLRRSVEAALELGARTVVVHPPFRWQRRYGDGFADLVAELEQRSGIEIAVENMFKVRPPGGGRNSRVSAFRPSIDPTDVGYRHYTLDLSHTSAARMDALALAARMGDGLTHVHLADGSGIPKDEHLVPGRGDQPCAELLESLSANGFGGQIVLEVSTRHSPQPVRRAKDLAEALLFARFHLGQ; this comes from the coding sequence GTGACCGGATCGGTACCGATCGGACTGTCCACGGCCTCGGTGTGGCCGTTGCGGGCGAACACCGGTTTCGAGCTGGCCGCGGACCTCGGCTACGACGGGGTCGAGGTAATGGTCTGGACCGATCCGGTGAGCCAGGACGTGGCGGCGCTGCGCCGTTGTTCGCGGCGCACCGGGATGCCGGTGCTTTCGGTGCATTCCCCGTCGCTGCTGATCACCCAGCGCGTGTGGTCACCCGATCCGGTGGTACGGCTGCGGCGCAGCGTGGAGGCTGCGCTGGAACTCGGCGCGCGCACCGTGGTGGTGCACCCGCCGTTTCGCTGGCAGCGCCGGTACGGCGACGGTTTCGCCGATCTGGTGGCCGAACTGGAACAGCGCAGCGGGATCGAAATCGCGGTGGAGAACATGTTCAAGGTGCGCCCGCCCGGCGGCGGCCGGAACTCGAGGGTGTCCGCGTTCCGGCCGTCGATCGATCCCACCGACGTCGGCTACCGGCATTACACACTGGACCTGTCGCACACTTCGGCGGCGCGGATGGACGCGCTCGCGCTGGCCGCGCGAATGGGGGACGGGCTGACGCACGTGCATCTCGCCGACGGCAGCGGAATTCCGAAGGACGAGCACCTGGTGCCGGGGCGTGGCGACCAGCCGTGCGCCGAACTGCTGGAATCCCTGTCCGCGAACGGTTTCGGCGGCCAGATCGTGCTCGAGGTGAGCACCCGGCATTCCCCGCAACCGGTCCGCCGCGCCAAGGACCTGGCCGAGGCGCTGCTGTTCGCCAGGTTCCACCTTGGTCAGTGA